GACCCCGGAGCGAGGGTGCCGATCTTCTTGCCGCACTGCGGGTTCTGCTCGTCCACGACGTCCACATCGGACACCGGAACCGACGCCGGGTTCGTCACGCTCACCGTGAACGTCACCTGGTCGCCCGCGTGCACCCGGTGCGGTTCGGCGACCGCCGCGACCCGCAACTCCTGCTGCGGCCCGGCCTGCGCCACGGGGGCGGCGGGGGTCAGCAACGTGGCCGTCAGGCCGAGGACTGAGAGCAGACGTTTCCCGGCCGAAACCATGCGCGCAAGTTTTCCACCATCCGGTGACGCGGCGGCGATTTCCTACCCGGCAGTGGGATTACCTCACTCCGCTGAGCGATGAGTGAGACGCACGGTTGACTCGTGGGTGATCGCCGCTGCCTGATGGAGGAAGCCGATCACCGTTTGGAGTTGCTCGTCGGTGTAGCCCGCCGCGGCCGCTTTGGTCGCCGCGACGATGTAGTCCCACAGCGGAGCGGCCCGCTCGACGTTCTCCGGAGCGACCCCGACGAGCACTTTCCGCCGGTCGTCCGGATGCGGCATCCGATTGACGACCCCCTTGCGCTCGAGCCGGTCAATCAGCGCGGTCACGGACGCGGGCGCGAGCCCGGCGTACTCGGCCAGTTCCTTCGGGGTGAGCGGACCGAGCCGGGCGAGGTAGTCGGTGACCTTGCTTTCGACCGTCGAGAGGCCGTTCCGCTCGGCGAGCGCGGTGTGGAACATGACCGTCTCGGTCGACAGCTCCCGAGCCCGAAGCAGCAGCTCAGCGACCAGATCCTCGCGTTCGCTTGACATGCCCCCGAGTCTAACGGACTATTTAGTTCGATAGAACGAATTACTTTCCAAGATATTCGAAGGGGCGAATAATGGCACGAGTCTTGATCGCGGGCGGGGGAATCGCAGGGCCGATCACCGCGATCGCGCTGCACGAGGTGGGGCACGAACCGGTGCTGTACGAGGCGTACGACCGCAGCGCGGAGGGCATCGGCGCGTTCCTCACGCTCGCCGTGAAC
The nucleotide sequence above comes from Amycolatopsis sp. AA4. Encoded proteins:
- a CDS encoding MarR family winged helix-turn-helix transcriptional regulator, with product MSSEREDLVAELLLRARELSTETVMFHTALAERNGLSTVESKVTDYLARLGPLTPKELAEYAGLAPASVTALIDRLERKGVVNRMPHPDDRRKVLVGVAPENVERAAPLWDYIVAATKAAAAGYTDEQLQTVIGFLHQAAAITHESTVRLTHRSAE